A portion of the Natronococcus sp. AD-5 genome contains these proteins:
- a CDS encoding MFS transporter, which translates to MIENQPVMGLSSQWQYRTTVLGLCMAVYFGSRIGQVTLSTLAPEIVVSLGMTMSLFGLAFTGLSTMSALAQLPSGILSDRYGERMLLLWAVILTCASTLFLAFAPTYLVFLPLMVVVGIGSGLYYTPSTALLDEFYDQIGQAIGIYRISGQVAGVVAPVIVGFLGLYFSWRVGLFAVGLILIPVLAGLLVYMRPTPPSNPETALYKQISPQRLADVLTRPGVVSTTVVASLIQFVEVASFTFLPAILQQHHGLSTAAAGTLYALYFAVVALLQPVSGRLSDRIGRDPVTAVLLIAGIVGYGLLTQDLAIPVLVGAVFLIGVAMTWGAPVQSRFMDQLADTERGVGFGLVRTIYLLIGALGGYVVGVLITEYGWIIAFSMLVVLLSTCLILLTASTLVRVLPTEVR; encoded by the coding sequence GTGATCGAGAACCAACCCGTAATGGGCCTCTCTTCGCAATGGCAGTATCGCACGACCGTTCTCGGGTTATGCATGGCCGTATATTTCGGCTCCCGGATTGGTCAAGTCACTCTGAGCACGCTTGCGCCCGAGATTGTTGTATCGCTTGGAATGACGATGAGCCTGTTTGGATTAGCCTTTACTGGGCTGTCGACGATGTCCGCGCTCGCTCAACTCCCCAGCGGTATTTTGAGTGATCGATATGGTGAACGAATGCTTCTGTTGTGGGCAGTTATCCTCACCTGTGCGAGTACGCTCTTTCTGGCGTTCGCGCCCACCTATCTCGTGTTTCTTCCACTCATGGTAGTCGTCGGTATTGGCAGTGGTTTGTACTATACGCCATCAACGGCGCTCCTCGATGAGTTCTACGACCAGATTGGGCAAGCAATCGGGATCTATCGAATCAGTGGTCAGGTAGCAGGAGTCGTTGCTCCCGTCATCGTTGGGTTTCTCGGACTCTACTTCAGCTGGCGAGTTGGGTTGTTTGCGGTGGGGCTCATCCTCATTCCGGTTCTTGCTGGGCTCCTGGTGTACATGCGGCCGACACCTCCGAGCAACCCCGAAACAGCGTTGTATAAGCAGATTTCGCCACAGCGACTCGCAGATGTCTTAACTCGCCCGGGAGTCGTGAGTACGACGGTGGTGGCGAGCCTCATTCAATTTGTCGAAGTTGCCTCATTCACATTCTTGCCCGCGATTCTCCAGCAGCATCACGGATTGTCGACTGCAGCAGCAGGAACCTTGTATGCGCTGTATTTTGCAGTGGTTGCCCTCCTTCAACCCGTCTCGGGACGGCTTTCCGATCGTATAGGTCGTGACCCAGTGACAGCGGTACTCTTAATCGCAGGCATCGTCGGATATGGTCTATTGACACAGGACCTCGCGATTCCAGTGCTTGTTGGCGCTGTATTTCTCATCGGCGTGGCAATGACATGGGGAGCGCCAGTCCAATCGCGGTTCATGGATCAACTCGCCGATACGGAACGGGGGGTCGGGTTCGGTCTCGTGCGGACGATTTATTTGTTGATTGGAGCGCTCGGCGGGTATGTTGTTGGCGTTCTCATCACTGAATATGGCTGGATTATCGCGTTTAGCATGCTTGTCGTATTACTGAGTACTTGTCTTATTTTGCTCACAGCAAGCACTCTTGTTCGCGTTCTCCCGACAGAGGTTCGCTAA
- a CDS encoding type B DNA-directed DNA polymerase, which translates to MPYKIDYLDGDILLWSLTEDGTTCEYVDDYTPSLYISAPSRDDLVEIRGFVARLTEVVRTEIEEWRIGWRHDSEPVLRIDADDISDVTSVASDLRSWDVPGTYKCYNVDFSWEFRYCLETGADPSPARTPKTLRIDAPETELAHEKGICALTIGDDTVEGTPTEVAEAVAARIGMADPDVLVLSSAAIVPKLFDAAPCDCSEYQLGRRPGYQQLAGRSTYESYGRVGHSPARYNLPGRAIIDESNTFLWHKAGFSGLLDMVERSWKPLQEAAWASIGNLLTAIQIRETQRQNVLTPWNSWRHELFKSARQLHDADRGGFIFSPDVGFHEDVHELDFSSLYPNIIVTRNLSPETVRCECHREREDVPGLGYAVCDEPGYLPDVLRPLIEDRDAIKAELRETDDPERRRELEGKSDAIKWILVSCFGYQGFSNAKFGRIECHEAINAYARKILLNAKDVFERNGWHVVHGIVDSIWVTPMDGTAQTSLHELASEISDRIGIRLEYEDEFEWVAFVPLRMEKSGALTKYFGARVDATDPERRYKYRGIEIRQRSTPPFIENAQKDLIEVLDRHRTPEAVCERLHRQLAAIRRGDVDPQELVIDNRVSKHRDAYSQATRNVAALERAAADGLEKYPGENIAYVVVDDDKQSRDRVALAHEMPERYDPEFYADLLVRAAESVVSPVGWRESDIREYLADQTDASLLGFQ; encoded by the coding sequence ATGCCCTATAAAATCGATTATCTCGACGGGGACATCCTACTGTGGTCGCTCACCGAGGATGGAACAACCTGTGAGTACGTCGATGACTATACCCCGAGTTTGTATATTTCAGCGCCCTCTCGAGATGATCTCGTAGAGATCAGGGGATTCGTCGCCCGGTTAACCGAGGTGGTCCGAACGGAGATCGAAGAGTGGCGAATCGGCTGGCGACACGACTCCGAACCAGTCCTTCGAATCGACGCGGACGATATTTCGGACGTCACCTCGGTCGCGTCGGACCTTCGTAGCTGGGATGTTCCGGGCACGTACAAATGCTACAACGTGGATTTCTCGTGGGAATTTCGATACTGTCTGGAAACAGGTGCTGATCCGTCTCCAGCACGGACTCCAAAAACGCTTCGCATCGATGCACCAGAGACGGAACTCGCCCACGAGAAGGGAATCTGCGCCCTCACGATCGGCGATGATACAGTAGAGGGTACACCGACGGAGGTTGCTGAAGCTGTCGCTGCGCGAATCGGAATGGCTGATCCGGATGTTCTTGTTCTGAGTTCTGCCGCCATCGTTCCAAAGCTGTTCGACGCGGCGCCATGTGACTGTAGCGAGTATCAGTTAGGACGGCGACCCGGCTACCAACAGCTTGCTGGTCGATCGACATACGAGAGCTACGGGCGAGTTGGCCACTCACCAGCTCGCTATAACCTTCCGGGACGAGCGATCATTGACGAGTCCAATACGTTCCTCTGGCACAAGGCAGGCTTTTCTGGACTGCTTGATATGGTCGAGCGATCGTGGAAGCCACTCCAAGAAGCCGCCTGGGCCAGTATCGGCAATCTCTTGACTGCGATCCAAATTCGCGAGACACAACGACAGAATGTGCTGACCCCCTGGAATTCGTGGCGACACGAATTGTTCAAAAGCGCGCGTCAATTGCACGATGCCGATCGTGGAGGATTCATTTTCTCGCCTGATGTCGGCTTCCACGAGGATGTTCACGAGCTCGATTTCAGCTCGCTGTACCCGAATATCATTGTAACACGCAATCTCTCGCCTGAGACGGTTCGATGTGAGTGTCACCGCGAACGGGAAGATGTCCCCGGACTCGGGTATGCAGTCTGTGATGAACCGGGCTACTTACCCGATGTTCTACGCCCGTTGATCGAAGATCGGGATGCAATCAAAGCCGAACTTCGCGAGACAGACGATCCAGAACGGCGACGTGAACTCGAGGGAAAATCGGACGCCATCAAATGGATTCTCGTAAGCTGCTTTGGCTACCAGGGATTCAGTAATGCAAAATTTGGCCGGATTGAGTGCCACGAGGCGATCAACGCTTACGCGCGTAAAATCCTACTGAATGCGAAAGACGTCTTCGAGCGGAACGGGTGGCATGTCGTCCACGGGATCGTCGATTCGATCTGGGTCACGCCAATGGACGGTACTGCGCAAACATCTTTGCATGAGCTTGCGTCGGAGATCTCCGATCGCATTGGAATTCGACTCGAGTATGAAGACGAATTTGAGTGGGTTGCGTTCGTGCCACTGCGAATGGAGAAGAGCGGTGCGCTAACAAAGTATTTCGGAGCACGTGTGGACGCGACCGATCCTGAAAGGCGGTACAAATATCGGGGAATCGAGATTCGACAGCGATCGACCCCACCGTTTATTGAAAACGCTCAGAAGGACCTAATCGAAGTACTTGATCGGCATCGAACGCCGGAAGCAGTTTGTGAGAGGCTTCATCGCCAACTGGCAGCGATCCGTCGCGGCGACGTCGATCCACAAGAACTAGTTATTGATAACCGTGTTTCGAAACATCGCGATGCGTATTCCCAGGCCACACGAAACGTCGCTGCGCTCGAGCGTGCGGCCGCCGATGGGCTCGAAAAATACCCGGGCGAGAATATCGCGTATGTGGTCGTCGACGACGACAAACAATCACGCGACCGGGTGGCACTTGCACACGAGATGCCAGAGAGGTACGATCCTGAATTCTACGCGGATCTGCTTGTACGGGCAGCTGAAAGTGTAGTTTCGCCGGTTGGATGGCGAGAATCGGATATCCGAGAGTACCTTGCAGACCAGACCGACGCAAGTCTTCTCGGTTTTCAATGA
- a CDS encoding P-loop NTPase family protein: MQPSRTRDRIPELPSLTAGVNLLELDEQSTAPLQALILDHLLLNETTARWIDVFEHIQTQSLSRLAPSRQMLDRIQVARAFTPFQHFALVDDLADELLSSRDAPLVVAPALDGLYRSPDGNLSTQEASALLVRAVAKLAGIARRCTVPVVLTRVQDDEFSAPVARVADTVIEVTDTPHGPRFASDGFETLVYPVGNGMVQTTFAFWQRILEARQPLHAVSTDGCESAAGVTYGTN; encoded by the coding sequence ATGCAACCGAGTAGAACCCGAGACCGCATCCCAGAACTCCCGTCGCTTACAGCGGGTGTGAACCTCCTCGAGCTCGACGAACAGTCGACGGCTCCACTACAAGCGCTGATTCTCGATCACTTATTGCTAAACGAGACGACGGCGCGATGGATCGACGTGTTCGAACACATCCAGACACAGTCCCTCTCGAGACTCGCACCCAGTAGACAGATGCTCGACCGGATTCAGGTTGCTCGAGCATTCACACCGTTTCAGCACTTTGCTCTCGTCGACGATCTCGCGGACGAACTCTTGAGCAGCAGGGACGCGCCACTCGTGGTCGCACCGGCATTGGATGGTCTTTACCGGAGTCCAGACGGCAACCTCTCGACGCAGGAAGCGTCCGCGCTTCTTGTTCGAGCCGTCGCGAAACTCGCCGGGATTGCGCGCCGATGTACTGTTCCAGTAGTGCTCACTCGAGTGCAGGATGACGAGTTCAGTGCGCCCGTAGCGAGAGTCGCTGATACTGTGATTGAGGTTACAGATACGCCTCACGGACCGCGATTTGCAAGCGACGGGTTCGAGACGCTCGTTTATCCCGTGGGGAACGGGATGGTACAGACGACGTTCGCCTTCTGGCAGCGTATTCTGGAAGCACGGCAGCCACTTCATGCTGTTAGCACCGACGGCTGTGAATCGGCTGCGGGGGTGACGTATGGGACGAACTAA
- a CDS encoding Cdc6/Cdc18 family protein, whose amino-acid sequence MITDARVLRQEFVPGDLEHRDAETTYLSETLAPIADGETPETAIMHGPSGVGKTCVAKYMGDQLRQEVLDAEFQYVNCWQHYSRFRALHRILEGLGQTLDIHRQSTPRDELFERLRQYDGPPCVVVLDEVDQLEDTSLLYHLHELPQFSMILIANREEAILRTVDERLTSRLTGSERIRFDAYHDDELVSIMAARARWGLVENAIQDDQLRWIADVAAGDARIALSILRSAARRADRATADRITGDHIEMAIPAGREEVRQKSIETLIHHQRVLYDIIEEHEEIEPSSLYETYQQRVEDPKSDRTVRNYLTKMAHYNLIAADGTSRDRTYRILE is encoded by the coding sequence ATGATCACGGATGCTCGAGTCCTCCGCCAAGAGTTCGTTCCCGGGGACCTTGAGCATCGAGACGCCGAAACCACATACCTCTCAGAAACTCTCGCTCCGATTGCCGACGGCGAAACGCCTGAGACGGCTATCATGCACGGGCCGAGCGGCGTTGGAAAGACCTGCGTTGCGAAGTATATGGGCGATCAGCTTCGCCAAGAAGTCCTCGATGCCGAATTCCAGTATGTCAACTGCTGGCAGCACTATTCTCGATTTCGCGCGCTCCACCGAATACTCGAGGGACTCGGCCAAACACTTGATATCCATCGCCAGTCGACACCCCGCGATGAGCTCTTCGAACGACTCCGTCAATACGATGGCCCGCCTTGTGTCGTCGTCCTCGACGAGGTAGACCAGTTGGAGGACACGAGCTTGCTCTACCATCTTCACGAACTCCCGCAGTTCAGCATGATCTTGATTGCGAACCGTGAAGAGGCAATCCTCCGAACAGTAGATGAGCGATTGACGAGCCGGCTGACGGGTAGTGAACGGATTCGATTCGACGCATACCACGACGATGAACTCGTCTCGATTATGGCCGCTCGAGCCCGCTGGGGACTCGTCGAAAACGCAATCCAAGATGATCAACTTCGCTGGATTGCAGATGTGGCCGCGGGCGACGCGCGAATCGCGCTCAGTATTCTACGGAGTGCAGCGCGACGTGCAGACCGGGCGACAGCGGATCGCATTACAGGCGACCACATTGAAATGGCAATCCCTGCCGGTCGTGAGGAGGTTCGGCAAAAGAGCATAGAGACGCTGATCCACCACCAGCGAGTTCTCTACGATATTATCGAAGAACACGAAGAAATTGAGCCGAGTTCTCTTTACGAAACGTATCAACAGCGCGTCGAGGATCCGAAATCCGATCGGACAGTCCGGAACTATCTGACGAAGATGGCCCACTACAACCTGATCGCCGCCGACGGAACGAGTCGAGATCGAACCTATCGAATTCTTGAATAG